One Halovivax ruber XH-70 genomic region harbors:
- the truA gene encoding tRNA pseudouridine(38-40) synthase TruA, translating into MRAYRLAYDGRDYFGFQRQPNVATVEDALFDALRALDAYRPAAASTSASDSQSAGPVPDRPQGYAAAGRTDASVSALVQTVAFDAPEWLTPRALNAELPAEIRAWASADVPDSFHATHDATARTYTYHLYAPAESGNDRNRGKLATTHERRVDDARFHEALDALAGTNDYHNLTPDDEGTERTLSLAADRDGDVLTVTVQAGGFARQLVRRLVTLLHRVGTSEAPLEKIDRVLTSESLPGHEGIPPAPPEPLVLTDVTYPNIEFAADEEAAASAQHVFEQRRIDREVGSRVAGQLRDGVR; encoded by the coding sequence ATGCGCGCCTACCGGCTCGCCTACGACGGTCGCGACTACTTCGGCTTCCAGCGCCAGCCCAACGTCGCGACCGTCGAGGACGCCCTCTTCGACGCGCTCCGGGCGCTCGACGCGTACCGCCCTGCGGCGGCGTCGACCTCGGCCAGCGACAGTCAGTCTGCCGGACCCGTCCCGGACCGCCCGCAGGGCTATGCCGCCGCAGGGCGCACCGACGCCAGCGTCTCCGCGCTCGTCCAGACCGTCGCGTTCGACGCGCCCGAGTGGCTCACCCCGCGAGCGCTCAACGCTGAACTCCCCGCTGAGATCCGGGCCTGGGCCAGCGCCGACGTGCCCGACTCGTTCCACGCGACCCACGACGCGACGGCGCGGACCTACACGTACCACCTGTACGCACCAGCCGAGAGCGGGAACGATCGGAACCGGGGAAAACTTGCTACCACCCACGAACGTCGCGTCGACGACGCCCGGTTCCACGAGGCGCTCGACGCCCTCGCCGGCACCAACGACTATCACAACCTCACGCCGGACGACGAGGGAACCGAGCGGACGCTCTCGCTCGCGGCCGATCGGGACGGGGACGTTCTCACCGTGACCGTCCAGGCGGGCGGCTTCGCACGCCAGCTCGTCCGCCGGCTCGTTACCCTCCTCCACCGGGTGGGGACGAGCGAGGCCCCGCTCGAGAAGATCGATCGCGTCCTGACCTCCGAGTCACTCCCGGGTCACGAGGGTATTCCGCCCGCGCCGCCGGAACCGCTCGTCCTCACGGACGTGACCTACCCCAACATCGAGTTCGCCGCCGATGAAGAGGCGGCGGCGAGCGCCCAACACGTGTTCGAGCAACGCCGGATCGACCGTGAGGTCGGTAGCCGGGTCGCCGGACAGCTTCGAGACGGGGTTCGGTGA
- a CDS encoding sulfatase family protein has product MTTHGDSADDEERHGNGRSDLQETDRPNVCLVVLDTARASDVDAATMPTLTQLGDEGTRFERAFSTAPWTVPSHASLFTGTYTSEHGTHGGHQVLDDRLRTLPEAFAAAGYETVGVSNNTWITAEFGFDRGFDDLRRGWQYRQSDTDMGTVVRGECLSEKLRAARERLFEGNPLVNLANVVYSEFLQPAGDDGAARSVDWIDSWLRRRSTDEPFFCFCNLIEPHVVYDPPQSSAEAFLPSGVSHEDARAIRQDPRAFDCGEYSLDEEDFAALRGLYRGSLAYADAQLARLRESLEAAGALENTIVVVCGDHGEHVGERGFFGHQYNLYDTLLHVPLVVHGGPFTDGTSRRDLVQLLDLPETLLDVTGVSDPALRAQGAGRSLHPGADESPRDAVFAEYVAPQPSIERLEARFGEVPDRVRAFDRRLRAIRTTEYKYVEGSDGFRRLHYLPTDPDERRDIAAENPSVVADLSARLDAQLASVDHTPQTEPVAMSDGTKQRLADLGYR; this is encoded by the coding sequence ATGACGACGCACGGCGATTCGGCGGACGACGAAGAGCGCCATGGCAATGGGCGGTCCGACCTGCAGGAAACGGACAGACCGAACGTCTGTCTGGTCGTTCTCGACACCGCGCGGGCGAGCGACGTCGACGCGGCGACGATGCCGACGCTCACCCAACTCGGCGACGAGGGGACCCGATTCGAACGCGCGTTCTCGACGGCCCCGTGGACGGTCCCGTCGCACGCCTCGCTCTTTACGGGGACGTACACGAGCGAGCACGGGACCCACGGCGGCCACCAGGTGCTCGACGATCGGTTGCGGACGCTCCCGGAGGCGTTCGCGGCTGCGGGCTACGAGACGGTCGGCGTCTCGAACAACACCTGGATCACCGCCGAGTTCGGCTTCGATCGCGGGTTCGACGACCTCCGACGGGGATGGCAGTATCGCCAGTCCGACACCGACATGGGAACCGTCGTTCGCGGCGAGTGCCTCTCCGAGAAGCTCCGGGCCGCCCGCGAGCGCCTCTTCGAGGGCAATCCGCTGGTGAATCTGGCGAACGTCGTCTACAGTGAGTTCCTCCAGCCGGCGGGCGACGACGGCGCCGCCCGGAGCGTCGACTGGATCGACTCGTGGTTGCGTCGGCGCTCGACCGACGAGCCGTTCTTCTGCTTCTGTAATCTCATCGAACCCCACGTCGTCTACGATCCACCCCAGTCCTCCGCCGAGGCGTTTCTCCCGTCGGGCGTCTCACACGAGGATGCTCGTGCAATTCGGCAGGACCCCCGTGCATTCGACTGTGGGGAGTACAGTCTCGACGAGGAGGACTTCGCGGCCCTCCGCGGACTGTATCGCGGCTCGCTCGCGTACGCCGACGCCCAGCTGGCCCGGCTGCGCGAGTCGCTCGAAGCGGCTGGCGCGTTGGAGAACACGATCGTCGTGGTCTGTGGCGACCACGGGGAACACGTCGGCGAACGCGGCTTCTTCGGCCACCAGTACAACCTCTACGACACCCTCTTGCACGTCCCGCTGGTGGTCCACGGCGGCCCGTTCACTGATGGGACATCCCGTCGTGACCTCGTCCAGCTGCTGGACCTCCCTGAAACGCTGCTCGACGTGACGGGCGTGTCGGACCCGGCACTTCGGGCACAGGGCGCCGGCCGATCACTCCATCCCGGTGCCGACGAATCCCCGAGAGACGCCGTCTTCGCCGAGTACGTCGCACCGCAGCCGTCGATCGAGCGCCTCGAAGCTCGCTTCGGCGAGGTACCCGACCGCGTCCGCGCGTTCGACCGTCGCCTCCGGGCGATCCGGACGACCGAATACAAGTACGTCGAGGGCTCGGACGGCTTTCGTCGCCTTCACTATCTCCCGACCGACCCCGACGAACGCCGCGATATCGCCGCCGAGAACCCGTCGGTGGTGGCCGACCTCTCGGCCAGGCTGGACGCGCAGCTTGCAAGCGTCGACCACACGCCGCAGACGGAACCCGTCGCGATGAGTGACGGGACGAAGCAGCGCCTGGCCGATCTGGGCTATCGCTAG
- a CDS encoding PadR family transcriptional regulator, producing the protein MHELTGFQRDLLYVIAAADQPSGQDVKSEIEGYYSADINHGRLYPNLDTLVNRGLVEKGQLDRRTNYYDITGEGEQLIRERREWESQYVDT; encoded by the coding sequence ATGCACGAACTCACCGGGTTTCAACGCGACCTGCTGTACGTAATCGCCGCGGCCGACCAGCCGTCCGGCCAGGACGTCAAATCAGAGATCGAGGGCTACTACAGCGCCGACATCAATCACGGTCGGCTCTATCCGAACCTCGATACCCTCGTCAATCGGGGACTGGTCGAAAAAGGCCAGCTCGACCGGCGGACGAACTACTACGACATCACGGGAGAAGGCGAGCAACTGATTCGGGAACGACGCGAGTGGGAATCACAGTACGTCGATACGTGA
- a CDS encoding hydantoinase B/oxoprolinase family protein yields the protein MSDEPDPRVAGGAATDGEGNDGDDERDGAPDSDDIDPITLEVLRNAFAAVAEEMNANLVRTGYSPNITERKDCSCALFDADGEMLSQAETMPVHLGAMPFSVAAALERFPPETLSPGDAVVLNDPFRGGAHLPDLTLVTPIFVDDGGTGGAVAADSAGESAGGEPVTDDLELLGFAANRAHHADIGGSRAGSVAADSTEIYQEGLRIPPVKLYDGGDVVDDVVDLLLANVRTPDERRGDLRAQHAANETGRTRLLELAADHGIDTLRTAVDAVQDYAEKRMRAAIADLPDGTYGYADVLDDDGRASEDVRIEATVTIDGDALTVDFDGTDAQTAGPINAVFAVTASATYYAVRCVTDPEIPANAGAYRPIDIETPEGSVVDAEPPAAVVGGNLETSQRVTDVVLGALAEIAPERALAAGQGTMNNVTFGGVDPRTDDPYAFYETGGGGFGAHANGDGMDGVHVHMSNTMNTPAEVLETAYPLSVERYAYRPDTGGAGEFRGGLGLRRDIRVRATGSTGAAFSLLADRRTHAPYGVAGGENGAPGEDVLYSAAARQGDADDVDEPDEHAEALPAKCTRRLDAGDVVSIRTPGGGGYGDPADRDPAALRRDLADGLLSVEDARQAYGADLVERAGADLDATADDDESARSR from the coding sequence GTGAGCGACGAACCCGATCCGAGGGTGGCCGGTGGCGCGGCCACCGACGGCGAAGGGAACGACGGTGACGACGAACGGGATGGCGCCCCAGATAGCGACGACATCGACCCGATCACGCTAGAAGTCCTTCGCAACGCGTTCGCGGCCGTGGCCGAGGAGATGAACGCGAACCTGGTCCGGACGGGCTACTCGCCGAACATCACGGAACGCAAGGACTGCTCGTGCGCGCTGTTCGACGCCGACGGCGAAATGCTGAGTCAGGCCGAGACGATGCCCGTCCACCTCGGCGCGATGCCCTTCTCCGTCGCGGCCGCGCTGGAGCGGTTCCCGCCGGAAACGCTCTCTCCGGGCGACGCTGTCGTCCTCAACGACCCGTTCCGCGGCGGCGCCCACCTGCCCGACCTCACGCTCGTGACGCCGATCTTCGTCGACGACGGGGGGACAGGCGGCGCGGTCGCGGCCGATTCGGCCGGAGAAAGTGCTGGCGGCGAACCCGTCACGGACGACCTGGAACTCCTTGGCTTCGCGGCCAACCGCGCCCACCACGCCGACATCGGCGGCTCGCGGGCGGGCAGCGTCGCGGCCGACTCGACGGAGATCTACCAGGAAGGGCTGCGGATCCCGCCGGTGAAGCTCTACGACGGCGGCGACGTCGTCGACGACGTCGTGGACCTGCTCCTCGCGAACGTGCGCACGCCAGACGAGCGCCGGGGCGACCTGCGCGCCCAGCACGCGGCCAACGAGACCGGCCGGACGCGACTGTTAGAGCTCGCGGCCGACCACGGCATCGACACCCTGCGAACCGCCGTCGATGCCGTCCAGGACTACGCCGAAAAACGGATGCGCGCGGCCATCGCTGACCTGCCCGACGGCACCTACGGCTACGCCGACGTGCTGGACGACGACGGTCGCGCCAGCGAGGACGTCCGGATCGAGGCGACCGTGACGATCGACGGCGACGCGCTCACCGTCGACTTCGACGGGACGGACGCCCAGACCGCGGGACCGATCAACGCCGTCTTCGCGGTCACGGCGTCGGCGACGTACTACGCGGTGCGCTGCGTGACCGATCCCGAGATTCCCGCGAACGCGGGCGCGTACCGGCCGATCGACATCGAGACGCCCGAGGGTTCCGTCGTCGACGCCGAACCGCCGGCCGCGGTCGTCGGTGGCAACCTGGAGACCTCCCAGCGCGTGACCGACGTCGTCCTGGGCGCCCTCGCCGAAATCGCGCCGGAACGCGCGCTCGCGGCGGGCCAGGGGACGATGAACAACGTCACGTTCGGCGGCGTCGACCCGCGGACAGACGACCCCTACGCCTTCTACGAGACCGGCGGAGGCGGTTTCGGCGCGCACGCGAACGGCGACGGGATGGATGGCGTCCACGTCCACATGTCGAACACGATGAACACGCCGGCGGAGGTGCTGGAAACGGCCTACCCGCTCTCCGTCGAGCGCTACGCCTACCGGCCCGATACCGGCGGTGCAGGCGAGTTCCGTGGCGGCCTCGGCCTTCGGCGAGACATCCGCGTCCGGGCCACAGGGTCGACCGGGGCGGCGTTCAGTCTGCTCGCCGACCGCCGAACGCACGCCCCCTACGGCGTCGCGGGCGGCGAAAACGGTGCTCCTGGTGAGGACGTACTGTACAGCGCCGCGGCCCGTCAGGGCGACGCGGACGACGTCGACGAGCCCGACGAACACGCCGAGGCGCTCCCGGCGAAGTGCACGCGACGCCTCGACGCCGGCGACGTCGTCAGCATCCGGACGCCGGGTGGCGGCGGGTACGGCGACCCAGCCGACCGCGACCCGGCTGCGCTCCGACGCGATCTCGCCGATGGGCTGCTCTCGGTCGAGGACGCCCGGCAAGCATATGGCGCTGATCTCGTCGAACGCGCCGGGGCCGATTTAGACGCGACTGCCGATGACGACGAGTCGGCGCGGTCGCGATGA
- a CDS encoding hydantoinase/oxoprolinase family protein, with product MTESSPGVRIGVDVGGTFTDVVAVRDGELTVTKTPSTPASPDEGVVDGLELSRDAAGYAVADVADLAHGTTVATNAVLERDWADVALVTTEGFRDALAIGRQDRPDIYDYTVSKPEPVVPRRRRFEVTERLDERGEVRTALDEASVRAVADELPAEIESIAVSLLFAFENDAHERRVAEILEDELGGDGDTVDESGDSPVSLSLSSDVRPEIREYERTLVTALNAALKPVMDAYVGRLEEAVADRGIEPALRIMQSNGGTIGADRARTRPVNTLLSGPAAGVRGAAHVAGLRGEGDVITMDMGGTSCDVSLVRDGDPTVTTGLEIGEYPVAVPSIDVHTIGAGGGSIAWVDDGGALRVGPRSAGAKPGPVCYGRGGTQPTVTDAQVLCGRLDPSRFLDEAGGPSESANGAEASGGDGERGGIDRDAVEDAVAEHVAEPLGLSVAEAAEGILDVANASMERALRVVSVEAGHDPRDFGLVAYGGAGPAHAAALAESLSIPRVLVPRTAGVLSALGLLVSDRLVERSASMVRPLAAVDPGAIETALAGFEDEGRAQLGTTTDTVLVERSVDLRYAGQSFDLAVDLPEGPVTDETLTDAVEAFHAAHERRYGHASPDEPVELVTVRARVRAVVEPPTLSAAEGTGADADEAIRGTRSVVFDGTNRETPVYDRPALSVGSDVTGPAIVEGPESTVVVRPGWRATVDEYGTIVMEVAT from the coding sequence ATGACAGAGTCATCGCCCGGCGTCCGAATCGGCGTCGACGTCGGCGGGACGTTCACCGACGTCGTGGCGGTTCGCGACGGCGAACTCACCGTCACGAAGACGCCGTCGACGCCAGCTTCGCCGGACGAGGGCGTCGTCGACGGCCTCGAACTCAGCCGCGACGCCGCCGGCTACGCCGTCGCCGACGTCGCCGATCTGGCCCACGGGACGACCGTGGCGACGAACGCCGTCCTCGAACGCGACTGGGCCGACGTGGCGCTCGTGACGACCGAGGGCTTTCGCGACGCGTTGGCGATCGGGCGACAGGACCGCCCCGACATCTACGACTACACCGTGTCGAAACCGGAGCCGGTCGTCCCCCGACGCCGCCGATTCGAGGTGACCGAGCGCCTCGACGAGCGTGGCGAGGTGCGGACGGCGCTCGACGAGGCGTCCGTCCGCGCGGTCGCCGACGAGCTCCCCGCGGAAATCGAGAGCATCGCCGTCTCGCTGCTCTTTGCGTTCGAGAACGACGCCCACGAGCGCCGCGTCGCGGAGATTCTCGAAGACGAGCTCGGCGGTGACGGCGATACCGTCGACGAGAGCGGCGATTCGCCGGTCTCCCTCTCGCTGTCGAGCGACGTCCGCCCCGAGATCAGAGAGTACGAGCGGACGCTGGTGACGGCGCTGAACGCGGCGCTCAAGCCCGTCATGGACGCCTACGTCGGGCGGTTGGAGGAGGCCGTCGCCGATCGCGGGATCGAGCCCGCCCTCCGCATCATGCAGTCGAACGGCGGGACGATCGGCGCCGATCGCGCCCGGACGCGGCCGGTCAACACCCTGCTCTCCGGGCCCGCAGCGGGTGTCCGCGGGGCGGCCCACGTCGCCGGGCTCCGCGGCGAGGGCGACGTCATCACGATGGACATGGGCGGCACCTCCTGCGACGTCTCGCTGGTCAGAGACGGCGACCCGACGGTCACGACCGGCCTCGAGATCGGCGAGTATCCAGTCGCCGTGCCGTCGATCGACGTCCACACCATCGGCGCGGGCGGCGGCTCGATCGCGTGGGTCGACGACGGCGGTGCCCTCCGCGTCGGCCCCCGATCGGCCGGTGCGAAACCGGGCCCGGTCTGCTACGGCCGCGGCGGCACGCAGCCGACGGTGACCGACGCGCAGGTCCTGTGCGGTCGGCTCGATCCCTCGCGCTTCCTGGACGAGGCAGGCGGCCCGTCCGAGAGTGCGAACGGCGCCGAAGCGAGTGGCGGTGACGGCGAGCGAGGCGGCATCGACCGCGACGCCGTCGAAGACGCGGTGGCCGAACACGTCGCCGAGCCGCTCGGCCTCTCGGTCGCCGAGGCCGCCGAGGGCATCCTCGACGTCGCGAACGCGAGCATGGAGCGAGCGCTCAGGGTCGTCAGCGTCGAAGCGGGCCACGATCCGCGCGACTTCGGGCTGGTCGCCTACGGTGGGGCGGGACCGGCCCACGCGGCGGCGCTCGCCGAGTCCCTGTCCATCCCGCGAGTACTCGTCCCCCGGACGGCGGGCGTGCTCTCGGCGCTCGGGTTGCTGGTCAGTGATCGGCTCGTCGAGCGAAGCGCGTCGATGGTTCGCCCGCTCGCGGCCGTCGACCCGGGCGCGATCGAAACCGCTCTCGCCGGCTTCGAAGACGAGGGACGAGCGCAGCTGGGCACTACAACCGACACGGTCCTCGTCGAGCGATCGGTCGACCTGCGCTACGCCGGCCAGTCGTTCGATCTCGCGGTCGACCTGCCCGAGGGGCCGGTCACGGACGAGACGCTCACCGACGCCGTCGAGGCGTTCCACGCGGCCCACGAGCGACGCTACGGCCACGCCTCGCCCGACGAACCCGTCGAACTGGTCACCGTCCGGGCGCGCGTCCGGGCCGTCGTCGAACCGCCGACGCTCTCGGCGGCCGAGGGAACCGGTGCGGACGCGGACGAGGCGATCCGCGGGACGCGATCGGTCGTCTTCGACGGAACGAACCGCGAGACACCGGTGTACGACCGCCCCGCGCTCAGCGTGGGAAGCGACGTCACCGGCCCCGCCATCGTCGAAGGACCGGAGAGCACGGTGGTCGTCCGCCCCGGTTGGCGCGCGACCGTCGACGAGTACGGGACGATCGTCATGGAGGTGGCAACGTGA
- a CDS encoding sulfatase-like hydrolase/transferase: MADAPPNILLALTDQERYDVSAPEGPPVETPAMDRLAAAGMRFTNATTPTSICTSARASLLTGQFPHGHGMLNNHHEGDAIRSNLDPEIPTFSQQLAEAGYALTYTGKWHVGHEATPEKFGFAYRGGSDDHHDDALDDAFARYREERGLPLGEIEFSDAIYTAGEDGTLVAATTPVPVEATRAHFLADRTIEAIGAHSDAGRPFFHRADFYGPHHPYVIPEPYASMYDPADVSLPASYAETFDGKPRAHEQFLGYRGVADFDRETWREVLAKYWGFVSLIDDEFGRVIDALDDHGLADDTVVVHAADHGDFVGGHRQFNKGPLMYDDTYRIPLQVRWPGEIEPGTTCEAPVHVHDLAATFCELADVPVPESFHARSLVPLLSGRRPHAWPDSTFGQYSGEEFGLYTQRLVRTERYTFVYNGPDVNELYDREADPAQLQNLIDHPDYADVRGELADRLVAWMDATDDPYRKWVPKTFS, from the coding sequence ATGGCCGACGCGCCGCCGAACATCCTGCTCGCGCTCACCGACCAGGAGCGCTACGACGTCTCCGCGCCCGAGGGACCGCCCGTCGAGACGCCCGCGATGGACCGCCTCGCCGCGGCGGGAATGCGCTTTACGAACGCGACGACACCGACGAGCATCTGTACGAGTGCACGGGCCTCGCTGCTCACCGGCCAGTTTCCCCACGGCCACGGGATGCTGAACAACCACCACGAGGGCGACGCGATCCGGTCGAATCTGGATCCCGAGATCCCGACCTTCTCCCAGCAACTCGCGGAGGCGGGATACGCCCTCACCTACACCGGGAAGTGGCACGTCGGGCACGAGGCGACGCCCGAGAAATTCGGCTTCGCCTACCGCGGCGGGAGTGACGACCACCACGACGACGCGCTGGACGACGCCTTCGCACGCTACCGCGAGGAACGCGGCCTCCCGTTGGGTGAGATCGAGTTCTCGGACGCGATCTACACCGCCGGCGAGGACGGCACGCTCGTCGCGGCGACGACACCGGTCCCCGTCGAGGCGACGCGAGCACACTTTCTCGCCGACCGAACGATCGAGGCGATCGGCGCTCATTCCGACGCCGGCCGGCCGTTCTTCCACCGGGCGGATTTCTACGGCCCGCACCACCCGTACGTGATCCCGGAGCCCTACGCCTCGATGTACGACCCCGCCGACGTCTCCCTGCCGGCGAGTTACGCCGAGACGTTCGACGGGAAACCCCGCGCACACGAGCAGTTCCTCGGCTACCGCGGCGTCGCGGACTTCGACCGGGAGACCTGGCGCGAGGTGCTTGCAAAGTACTGGGGGTTCGTCTCGCTCATCGACGACGAGTTCGGTCGCGTCATAGACGCACTCGACGATCACGGACTCGCCGACGACACCGTCGTCGTCCACGCGGCAGATCACGGCGACTTCGTCGGCGGGCACCGCCAGTTCAACAAGGGCCCGCTGATGTACGACGACACCTACCGGATCCCGCTGCAGGTGCGCTGGCCCGGCGAGATCGAGCCGGGGACGACCTGCGAGGCCCCCGTCCACGTACACGACCTCGCGGCGACGTTCTGCGAACTCGCCGACGTCCCTGTCCCCGAATCGTTCCACGCCCGAAGTCTCGTCCCGCTACTCTCCGGCCGGCGACCGCACGCCTGGCCCGACTCCACCTTCGGCCAGTACTCCGGCGAGGAGTTCGGCCTCTACACCCAGCGACTGGTCCGCACGGAGCGGTACACGTTCGTCTACAACGGCCCCGACGTGAACGAACTCTACGACCGCGAGGCCGACCCGGCCCAGCTCCAGAACCTGATCGATCACCCGGACTACGCCGACGTCCGCGGCGAACTGGCCGACCGGCTCGTCGCCTGGATGGACGCGACCGACGACCCGTACCGCAAGTGGGTGCCGAAGACGTTCTCGTAG
- the hisS gene encoding histidine--tRNA ligase codes for MYDRIKGFRDFYPEEMGARRETIDTLEGTARRYGFREIGTPALERAEIWTDKSGDDIVEELYAFEDQGGRHVTMVPELTPTVARLVVAKQQALSKPIKWFSTRPFWRYEQVQQGRQREFYQTNVDIFGSSEPEADAEILAWAADALTSLGLTGEHFDFRISHRDILGGLFEEYAAETAGDAADDIDVEAGIRAVDKSEKVDRAEYLRLLENAGLTGDQAEEFASLIERNDLDAVLAHTDAERVTEAVSNLQNVLAAAEDFGAREYCTVSLDTARGLDYYTGVVFECFDSTGEVSRSIFGGGRYDDLIESYGGQPTPAVGVAPGYATLSLLCQRAGVWPDEELATEYYVLQVGDTRPTASRITRELRAAGHVVESDVAGRSFGAQMNYADSINAETVVIVGEQDLANDEVTIKDMGSGDQVTAPVDDFPGERERPSIDDFE; via the coding sequence ATGTACGACCGCATCAAGGGCTTCCGCGATTTCTATCCGGAGGAGATGGGCGCCCGTCGGGAGACGATCGACACACTCGAAGGCACCGCCCGGCGCTACGGCTTCCGCGAGATCGGGACGCCGGCACTCGAACGCGCCGAAATCTGGACGGACAAGAGCGGTGACGACATCGTCGAGGAGCTGTACGCCTTCGAGGATCAGGGCGGCCGGCACGTCACGATGGTGCCGGAGCTCACGCCGACCGTCGCCCGGCTCGTCGTCGCGAAACAGCAGGCGCTCTCGAAGCCGATCAAGTGGTTCTCGACGCGGCCCTTCTGGCGCTACGAGCAGGTCCAGCAGGGCCGCCAGCGCGAGTTCTACCAGACGAACGTCGACATCTTCGGCTCCAGCGAACCGGAAGCCGACGCCGAGATCCTCGCCTGGGCGGCCGACGCGCTTACGAGTCTCGGCCTCACCGGCGAACACTTCGACTTCCGGATCTCTCACCGCGACATCCTCGGCGGGCTCTTCGAAGAGTACGCCGCAGAAACGGCAGGGGACGCAGCCGACGACATCGACGTCGAGGCCGGCATCCGCGCGGTCGACAAGTCCGAGAAGGTCGACCGTGCCGAGTACCTGAGGCTGCTGGAAAACGCCGGTCTCACGGGCGACCAGGCCGAGGAGTTCGCTTCGCTGATCGAACGAAACGACCTCGACGCCGTCCTCGCCCACACCGACGCAGAGCGGGTGACCGAGGCCGTCTCGAACCTTCAGAACGTCCTCGCCGCGGCGGAGGACTTCGGCGCTCGCGAGTACTGTACCGTCTCGCTGGACACAGCCCGCGGCCTCGACTACTACACCGGCGTCGTCTTCGAGTGCTTCGACTCGACCGGCGAGGTCTCCCGTTCCATCTTCGGCGGCGGCCGTTACGACGACCTGATCGAGTCCTACGGCGGCCAACCAACGCCCGCGGTCGGCGTCGCGCCCGGCTACGCCACGCTCTCGTTGCTCTGTCAGCGCGCGGGCGTCTGGCCCGACGAAGAACTCGCGACCGAATACTACGTCCTGCAGGTCGGCGACACCCGCCCCACGGCTTCCCGGATCACCCGCGAGCTGCGGGCAGCCGGCCACGTCGTCGAGAGCGACGTCGCCGGGCGGTCCTTTGGCGCCCAGATGAACTACGCGGACTCGATCAACGCCGAGACGGTCGTCATCGTCGGCGAACAGGACCTCGCAAACGACGAGGTGACGATCAAGGATATGGGTAGCGGCGACCAGGTCACCGCGCCCGTCGACGACTTCCCCGGCGAGCGCGAGCGGCCGAGCATCGACGACTTCGAGTGA
- a CDS encoding sensor histidine kinase produces the protein MNAAVDEDDWVAAVAERLPFSPLSALGLFLAMIISVRTVVEQTTSQAILESVGPLVAATAVVVADRYLVSRDVAPRDRLTVFAWGLSGFLAAALVTALHLLVLSMEGVGPRNPLYLTLLSGTIGVAAGSVAGWYEIRQRAAVREARRQRERLDQFASVVSHDLRNPLSVADGRLQEAFRTGDAEHLHVVDECLDRMDELIDDSLSVARSGSEVIDPEPVPLVDLAASAWDAVDTGDATLELEGDRTLRVEESRAQSLFENCFRNAVEHGEADTVRVGPLRTGFYVEDDGTGIPEDVRDSLFQQGVSSSQDGSGLGLAIVQAVAEAHGWEPTVTESDEGGARFEF, from the coding sequence GTGAACGCGGCGGTCGACGAAGACGACTGGGTCGCAGCCGTCGCCGAGCGATTGCCCTTCTCGCCGCTGTCGGCACTCGGGCTCTTTCTCGCGATGATTATCTCCGTTCGGACGGTCGTCGAGCAGACCACGTCGCAGGCCATCCTCGAGAGTGTCGGCCCGCTGGTAGCCGCGACGGCGGTCGTGGTCGCCGATCGCTATCTGGTCAGTCGGGACGTCGCTCCCAGAGACCGATTGACCGTCTTCGCCTGGGGACTCAGCGGCTTTCTCGCGGCGGCGCTCGTGACCGCCCTGCACCTGCTGGTACTGAGTATGGAGGGTGTCGGGCCGCGAAACCCGCTGTATCTGACGCTGCTTTCGGGGACCATCGGCGTCGCCGCGGGGAGCGTCGCCGGCTGGTACGAGATCCGCCAGCGTGCCGCGGTCCGCGAGGCCCGCCGCCAGCGCGAACGCCTAGACCAGTTCGCTTCCGTCGTCAGTCACGACCTCCGGAACCCGCTCTCGGTCGCCGACGGACGCCTGCAGGAGGCGTTCCGGACTGGCGACGCCGAACATCTCCACGTCGTCGACGAGTGTCTCGACCGGATGGACGAACTCATCGACGACAGCCTCTCGGTCGCCCGCAGTGGCTCCGAGGTGATCGACCCCGAACCCGTCCCGCTGGTCGACCTCGCCGCCTCCGCCTGGGATGCCGTCGATACCGGCGACGCCACGCTCGAACTCGAGGGCGATCGGACGCTCCGCGTCGAGGAATCGCGCGCCCAGAGTCTCTTCGAGAACTGCTTTCGCAACGCCGTCGAGCACGGCGAGGCCGACACCGTCCGCGTCGGCCCGCTTCGAACCGGCTTCTACGTCGAAGACGACGGCACGGGTATTCCCGAGGACGTGCGCGACTCGCTCTTTCAGCAGGGCGTCTCGTCGAGCCAGGACGGTTCGGGGCTCGGGCTCGCCATCGTTCAGGCCGTCGCCGAAGCCCACGGCTGGGAGCCGACGGTGACCGAGAGCGACGAGGGCGGCGCCCGGTTCGAGTTCTGA